From the genome of Magnolia sinica isolate HGM2019 chromosome 12, MsV1, whole genome shotgun sequence:
CAACCACGTGGGCAGGTGCAaggaatataataataataataaagtctCTTCATCCATAGAAATACAGTGCATCAGTTGCTGATGTATAAAATTTGTAAATCTACAGGTCTATTGAAGCCATCGACAAACTACTCGATGCTATCGGGCAgagttcgataccatcgaacaAGTGCTCAATGCCATcagaaaaattcgaaaaatccatCTTTTCTTGCTGGAAATTTTCGGTGTTTTCCGATGTCATCTACAATCTGTCGATGCCTTCGAAGTCTCATCGAAGATGTAATCGAGCACTCACAGAATTTTATAAGTGTGGATTTGTTTtcaatttcgattgtgattcttgtatattatatatatatatatatatatatatatatatatagagagagagagagagagagagagagagagagagagagagagagagagagagagagagagagagagtgtaatTGGAATTTGGGGAGGGCATAGCTTGGGttgattcaaggcttgttcggaTTAGGTAATATCTATCTCTTCtaattttcttctttcatagtgcattGTTGTCGCTTTGCGATGTAGTTTTTGcctgcaagggtttttccacgttaaatttggattgtttgtgaTTAGACTTGATTGtgtgattggaatactttgcttgattcatctctccACGGTCCCCCAACAACATCGTGATATGGTGCACTAGGGCCATGATAGGGTGAAACTaaattccctctctttctttagAATAATTTCTATGTGAAATGGAAAGAAGAACCGAAGAAAAATAGTAATAGAAGAAACTAATCCGACCAATAGTTTTAGTTGCATTAGAAGCATTTCACCTGGCGATGGGGGCAGCAACGGTGGATCAAGAACTGGAGCAGCTGCAACAGGAGGTCGATGCGTCCGTGGCGGTGGAGCAAGAAGTTCAGGAGTTGCAACAGGTGGCGGAGTGGACGGTGCTTGAATGAAGGGATATACCTCATATCTTATATGACAACTCATCGACAGAACCTGCCCTCCTAAATTTCCATGACAACATTTCGGAAGACCGTTGATCATCGATTGCAGACATGAATGGCAATCCTTTGTTGATATATCTCGAACACACTCAACTGATCCGTATATCTGAAAGTCAGGAGAACTCACTGACCCGGCCACAAACATGGATGGAGACAGCTCTATAGAGGACAGATTGTTCATCAACTCTCTTACCCGTTGATCAAAAAGATCTGGATCCCGTGAATGATTCGGATTTGGAAGTGAAAACTTGGGATCAATATCAGGTTCGGAAAAGAAGCGTCGCTGTGAATAACGTAGAAGGCACTCATCATATTGTATGAATGCATCCTTCTTGCTGGGACAGAGGCGGGTGATCTCACCCTTGGAATTTTTTATGCATTCTTGGCAGGAATGAGAGGAAACATCACCCCGGCATTGGGCGAGGCCATAGACCTGATCGGGATCTACGCCAAAGGAGGCGTTGTAGTAGCCGTTGGAGGAAGTTTTGGTATTTAAATAGTGGAGGAGGAGGTTGAGATTGGTTTCGTATGCACTACCGTTGATGTAATTGCCTTGAGACTTACAAAGGTGAAAGGCTTGGGCCCTACTGGTGTTTTGAAAGACCAAGAATGAGCAAGTGTATAGGAATAAATGGATGGTTTTTGATGGAAGAAAATGCAttctgcagagagagagagagagagagagagagagagagagagagagagagagagagagagagagagagagagaagattgtCCCAGGAAAAATTACAGTAACGCACATAAAATTATTGTATAATTATAGTTTTCTGCCTATCATTTGTCTGATTACGGTTGCATCCTAGAAATTCTACAAGGATTTATTTTATACATTTCGTCAAATGGATTGCATTTAAATGACCAATTTACCCTTTTGGAGGAGACCAAAATGCTTGTATGACCGTCTTAGGTAGAGCTGGAAAATAAGTTCGGCTAAACCCAACCTCATTGATCGaacccgagtcggatcgggtAGATAAGGTCCTTTGATTTGGCTCGGGTTGGAAAACGCCAACCTGAtatgattcaggttgggttcgggttgagcGAATTCAGGTTAAGTTGGGTTGGGTGTGCATTGTAAGACCTCCTTATGGCATGGCCTATtattttgatgcaaccaaatttttgtttatgttaataatgaaaaaaatcaCTGGACCTGATACAGGATCGATAGACAAGAGGTCAAACTAACGGACAACGAAACAAGTCGGAATCCATTGGAAAGGACGTCAAGATTACCTTCCAAGGAATCTGGAATCATTccatatggattttttttttcaacatatcTGCACATGCATTCGGGAGGGTGCTACAACAAGGTTTGGACCTCACCAATAGTATAGGCCACGCAACGACAGCCCTGTACAgattagaaaagaaaaggagataaaAAAACATAACAAAAATTAAACTACATCAACCAACcccaaaattaaactaattaatacCAGGATTGGCAATGGGCCAGCGAGGCAGGGCAGGTCCTAGTCTGCACTGCACTTAAAACCTGATGTGAAACCTAGCTACTAACCCAATCTggcttggcccaaaaatcaacaaaatccttattttatacataaatattccttttatctactaaaataaataaataaataaccaacCCCAAAGCAAATCCCTAATTGCCAAAGTGAACAAGCATGCACCAACGACAAGGCCCCTTCCGTAACAGATATCAGGGACTTTCCAATGGCATGACAAGCAGCACAAATTCAGACCCACACCActttcattattattatattattattattattattttattttaaaaaaaaaaaaagaaacgtgAGAGCTAGCACACAATTTGAAACTTTGTTATATTTGGATGAAATTTATAGACTTCAAGCAGACACCACAAAAAGGATTGTGCCTTGCCTATCATATACCCGCAAACAACAAActctacaaataataataataataataataataataaataaataaataaaaatcaaagcgTGAAGCTTCTCCAACCTCTATAGAGCTTCCCCTAGTTATGGCATCTCCCTAAAATCTCCCACCATAGAGCAGAAAGCCTACACCCTTGAAAGAACAAAAGGAAGAAAGTTGGACAGCAGCCCCCACAACTAGGTTACCCCTCCCCCCCTTTTAGATTTTCTACTTCTCCCAGGAATCCCGACTCCTGCATTATCCAGGACCAAAGATCCCCTGATCTCTCAAGGAAGGTCAATTCTTCTTCTAAAAATATAATTCAGACGATTGCCACTAGCCATCCTCGCTAACAAATCTGCAACCGAGTTGCCTTCACACAGAGTATGAGAAAAAAATAAGACCAAGGGATTCTCCCTTATTtaagatggaccccacacaatACCAGTGATCCAAGGCTAGATGAGTGTTTGGCTGGAGATCACTTCCACTATAACGCAGGAATCCGTTTCGACAATAATGCTTTTTGATCCCATATCACTACACATCTCAATACCGTCTAACATATCTTGAGCTTCAGTAGTAGTGTTAGAGACCCGCTTCCACACTTCTTCTATTTTTTCCAGGAGAATTCCACCAGGCTTAAATAAAATTCTTAAAGTTCCATAGCATAGGACATAACTAAATTGGAAGAGCCATGACCATGAGATGCATCAATACGTGTTATTGAAATCAGAATGAGCTGCCAGCCCATAGACTGACTCAGAGGCTCGATCATGGGTCAGCTATGCAGGCGAAAGAAACTTCAAAATCACCCCCAAACTGCATGATCCCAAATGTTACTCAAAGATTCTAGCATGCATTTGAGATAAACAAGTCCAAAACTCTTAATTCAAGGTCTAGGACCCAAAATATTACTCCAAGTGTTTagaggtcatttggatgccttttCAAAACTCCAGGAATTAGCTCAATTTGAGCTAGGACAACGAAGTTATAACTTACCCTTTGTACACCTACAAACTTAGTTGTGAAGCTGAAAGGAATCGCAACATATGATCACTTTGTGACAACTATTGGTGGGCACTTTGAGTTCAAATGACTCGTATTTTGGTATGGATTGATAGCagttcaaattatctttccaatagcTCTAAAATCAGCTCAATCTGAGTTGTTAAGAGAGAGATATAACAATTCTACTAAAGTCATGCATTTCTACCTAAAGAGGTAAAATCAAGTCGGCTTTGTCTAACTCAACCCACCACCATGGAGTGTGCTACAGATGTGACCTAGCATCTTTTGAACCAATCACAGGCCACCAAGTGACTCGGTTTTCCTCCAATTTTGTATTTAAATGCCCCACTAATCTAAATCATTAAGCACTTTTTGTCGGATTTCCCCGAAAAgataaaatttaataaaaaactaaatgaaTATGAAGAGCACTGACGTGCACCAGTGTAGACCCTAAGTGCCAACACCCTGCTGGTGCACTTTTGTGAGCATCCAAAGTGTGCACGACGCTCTTTTTCTATTGCTGATCAGGCCAAGCGCCACCTTGAGAATTCTGACACACAGGGTGGTTACCTTCATGCACACGCACCACGCTCCCCAATCGTTCTTCGAGCCCAAATCGCACACGGTTCACCCCGTTCTCCATCGTTTTGACGGTTCTCGTGTTCTGTACATGTCATACATTTGTGGACATTCCCTCTGAATGGCAGATGAGGCCCATGCATGACCTCCAATTAGGGAAATGCTACTGAAAGTTTGAGTGATAGTGTTTGATGAGGCCCGTGTATGTCCTTGATCTAAGGGATCATGCTACCAAAATTTTCGTTTGGAACCATTGCAAAAGTCACTAAATATGGTTGTGAGATACTGAGTATTATGGTCCGTGCTCAAATACGACCCACACATGAAGAAGATCAATCTAGACTTCAGTCATAACGACAATCACTATGGGGCTAGTCTTGGACCACACCCCGATAAGGAGTCAATGATCGTCTAAGGACCATTAGATCAGTATTCTCTCACCTCGTCTTGATTGTGAAGGAGAGAGAAATTTGAATTATGATTCACAAATAAGTAATACCTGAAAAAAAGAGTAAGAATCAGATATAACAAGGGTAACGAGATATGGAAAAAAGGTTACGAAAGCCCTTCGTTTAAAAATGGCATGGGCAGCGAGATTTGGAAGTGACAACAGCCTTTGGGTCTCATTCTCAAAAGAAAAATATAGAGCCAACCTCTGCTCAGTTGGGTCGGGCCATCTGTCTCCTTTCTCATCCCCACTTTAGAAAAATATCAAGGCATTGATTCCTATGTTAGAAGACAAAGTTCAGTGGTTGCGGGGTCAGGGTTCCTGCAACCTTGGGAAGGAGAAGTGGTCGGGTCTGG
Proteins encoded in this window:
- the LOC131220172 gene encoding cysteine-rich repeat secretory protein 38-like translates to MENGVNRVRFGLEERLGSVVRVHEGLSLRGLYYCRAQAFHLCKSQGNYINGSAYETNLNLLLHYLNTKTSSNGYYNASFGVDPDQVYGLAQCRGDVSSHSCQECIKNSKGEITRLCPSKKDAFIQYDECLLRYSQRRFFSEPDIDPKFSLPNPNHSRDPDLFDQRVRELMNNLSSIELSPSMFVAGSVSSPDFQIYGSVECVRDISTKDCHSCLQSMINGLPKCCHGNLGGQVLSMSCHIRYEVYPFIQAPSTPPPVATPELLAPPPRTHRPPVAAAPVLDPPLLPPSPVLEERGDLQWHLAGRFAAISGRFPFLSQNLDLGNSGTSRMSIFPPLAPLVELGALGLFDSGEKKRLKQRKKTSMIDSKADVA